The genomic DNA CACAGCACACATCCGGCGCAACAATCGGCGCGAACCCATTGCGTTCAAGCAGCTCAACAACGCTGCGCGCCCCCGTGTCGTCAAGTGTCTGACTAAACGAGTCCGCCCACACCACAACGTAGGGCCTCCCATGTGGGTCCTTGGGGGAGGTGGCGTGCCCATGATCGCCCGCCGCTTCGGACTGCGCTGCGGTGAGCGTGTTGTCGCGGGGCCACTCAGGCAGCGGCCCCGCGGGGTCGTATGTTTCGGGGGACGAGGACGAGACCGTCAAGGACGGGACCGCAGAGCAAAGTCCGCGTTTCTTCGCCCAGCGCGAGAAGGTGCCCGACTGGAGAGGCGGCATCGGACGCCTGGCATCCAAACCGATGAGGGAGAACACGATGCGCCGGATTGCGTCGACGGAAAGCAGCGCATTTCCCATTGCCGCAACCCCGGGGATCCGTGCCGACAGCCTCGTCCACCGCGGAAGCCACCCGAGCGCATAGTGCGAGAGTGGGCGTATGCGCCCTTGGTAGCGCCGAAAGAGAACCTCGGACCGGTATCTGGCCATGTCAACACCCGCGGGACAGTCCGAGGAGCACGCCTTACATGCAAGGCACAAGTCAAGGGCCTGAAGAACTTCCGGTGAGTCGATCGCGGCGATGAGTTGACCATTAGCAGCTTCTTGAAGGGTACGTGCGCGACCGCGAGTGACGTCTTTTTCCTGGGACGAGGCTTTCCAACTGGGGCACATGAATGTGCCGGGGATCGTGGCTCGGCACTTGCCCACTCCGGTGCATCGGTGGATCGCCGTGGAGAAGTCACCTCCGTCTTCACTAAACGCAAATCCTCCGTCCGCGAGGAGACGGCGCGCGGCAGGGCGGCGAAGGAATTGGTCAACGAGGTCAACTCCGGGTTGTGGATCTTGCTGCGAGGCTGCGGTGGCATCTTGACTGCGGCGTTCCACGCGCCGCGCCTGGGCCTGAGCCGGTGACATCGGCGCGGTGAGAACACCAGGATTCATGAGATTCTCAGGGTCAAAAATCGCTTTGACCTGGGCAAAAAGATCGAGAAGCTCCGGGGAATACATGAAGCGAAGAAGCTCAGAACGCGTGCGCCCATCCCCGTGTTCCCCCGAGACAGAACCGCCGTGTCGCGCACAGATCTGTGCCGCTTCCTCAAGGAAGCGTCTCGTGTGGGCAACCCCGTCGTCCGTTTCGATGGGGAAATTCAGGCGCACATGGACACAGCCGTCACCGAAATGGCCATACAGCAGGCCGTCGATTCCATAACGCGTCATCAGTGCCGTGAAGTCACGCAGATATGCTCCCAGGTGTTGCGGGGGAACCGCCGCGTCCTCGAACCCGGGCCATGCTTGTTCGTTGCCGCCACCGGTGTGGATATTCACCGGGGTGCGTCCACCCAGTCCGGCACCGTCGGCACGAATACGCCACAGGCGGGTGGCATCCTCTCCCGGCGGGTAGATCGCTACGGCATCGGTGTGGGCTGATGCCGCCAGTTCACGAGCGCGCGCGAGAGAGTCTTCCACGGTGTCTGAGCTCATCTCGCACATGAGCCAGCCATTCCCTGCGGGCAGGTCAGGCACACTTCCTGGGCCGTTGTGGTGACGGACAACGTCAACGAGCCGAGAATCCAGCCCTTCAACGGCAAGTGGATGGTGCTCAAGAAGCGCAGGTACGTCATCTGCCGCGGCAATCATGTCGGGATATCCCAGCGCCACCAGCACGGGAGCAGCCGGAAGGTCAACGAGTGTGACGGTGATTTCGAGGATCGTGACGAGGGTTCCCTCGGTGCCCACAAGCATTGCCGCGAGGTTACGGTGATGCTCCGGCGTGAGTAATTCAAGAGAATAACCGGAAACCTGACGGGAGAAACGTCCCAGTTCAGTGCGGATTATTTCGAGGTTCGTATCGATCAGGTGGGCGAGTCCGGGTATTTCGTGGATCGCAGAGTCGTGGCTCGTGCGGGCGGTGAAATGTCTGCCGGTGCCGTCCACGCATTCCATTGACACAATGTTGCTTGCTGTTCGCCCCCATGCCGTCGCGTGGGGTCCGCACGCGTTATTCCCCACCATTCCGCCGATCGTTGCGCGGTTTTGACTCGAGGGGTCAGGACCGAAGCGCAAACCGAAAGGCTTGGCAGCAGCCTGGAGTGTTGACTCGATGCATCCGGGTTCCACGACGGCGGTTTTTGTTTCCGGGTCGATTGACAGGACCCGGTTGAGGTGACGGGTGAAATCAATGACGATGCCCGGACCGATGGCGTTTCCTGAACACGAGGTGCCGCCGCCGCGATTCGTCACCGGAACTGCGTGGGAGCGACACAGATCGAGAGTTGTCACCACGTCCTGACGTGTTCGCGGATAAACGACTCCCAGCGGGGGGATCCGGTATAAGCCGGCGTCCGTTGAATAGCGGGCGCGGGTTGCCGTGTGTGTGTCGACCTCGCCCGTGATTGCCTGACGCAGCTCGGTGAAGAATTGTGCGATCCGGGGATCATTGTCCAGGGACGAGGGCGCCCACGCCTGATCTGTCTGTGTCCCGTTCACGGGCGCTAAGTCACGAAGAGTGGCGCTGCGTGAGGGCGCAGAGGGTCCGGATGTTGGCGCGGGGATCGTGTGCGCGGAGCCTGGAGAGGTCATCGCCGCATCGGAGGTGGTTCTCGGGGTCCGGTCAGCGCTCATGAGGGAAATTGTACGTAGGACGAGGACGTGCGGCAGCCCCGATCGAAGTCTGAACCCTCGGGGGCCGGAGCCGTCCTCGTCAATGAAGAAGCGCGGGCTGCGCAGTGACGCTGCGGACTATCTGTGGGACAATGGCACCCGTGGTGTCGCCGGGCCGCGGACCACAGCTGATCGCCCGCGTATGTGAGGGGAGCGTGACCGATGGCGCTATTCGAATTTGAGGATGGGCGACTCATCCCTGCTCAATTCGGATACCCCGTTGCCCAGGGGGTAAGCCCTGAGATGACCAACGCGGTGTGCTCCCAGGTGCTTGAAATCGTGTCGCGTCCGCTCTTTCCGATCACGTGGAACGATGTTGCGCGTACTCGTGACTCCGGTTCTCAGGCCCCGCGTCTGACCGCGCTGGATGCCGCCGGTCAGGTTGTTTCCGTCGAGGTCGTTGCCCATCTTGACTCCGACATGCTCATTGCGTCGCTGTCACGCCTGGCGGAGGCAGCTTCCCTATCGTGGTCGGATCTTGCCCAGGAACACCCCGGGGGGATCGACGGGTTTAAGCGGGGATGGATTCAGTTCCGTGACGCCATGCCACCTTCAGCCGGTGCAGGTCCCCGACTGGTGATGGTTGTTGGCTCCATTGCCCCGGAAGTTCGGCCAGCACTGGATGTTCTCGCCACATCCGGCGTGGAAGTGCACGAAATGACTATTCGGCAGATGTCCAACGGCCGGATGTTCCTTGAAGTTCAGGAAGTGGGTCCACGCCTGTACGGGCATGCCCCGCAGGTCGTCCTCGGTGGGAGCGGGCAGCTGAGTGAAATCACTGCGGCGCGTGATTCCCGTGAGGACTCTCGCGTGTCGCAGCAGGAGGCTGCACCCGCACGGGAGCAGCGGCCCTCTCCAACGGATCCGGTAGTCGACCGCTTGGTGTCAACGGATCCCCTGCCGCATCAATTGACTCCGGTGCCCACTCCAGCTGAGCAAATGGCGTCGGCGCAGGCGGGATCTTCTTCGCCCTCGCGGGTAGGTCGTCGCCGAGTGTCCAGTGAGAGCACTGACCGAAATTCCTTCCCCAGCAGCGAGGCCTTCCCTCATGATCGAGGTGATCGAGCTGGTGGCTCAGCCCTCAATTCGGGTGGACATGGTTTAGGTGGGGTCAACGACGGTGGAGCCTCAGACGCTGCGGTCTCTTCGTCGGTCGATACCGCTGTGGGAGAATCGCCGCTGATTGCCGATGCTCGTGCAGCGGGTCTTCCCCTCCTCAACAGGGACGTTGAGGGACTGACCGTGCTGGCGCAACTTATCGGGGAAGACACTGCGCTTATCGCCCATTCCGACCTTCTGCTTCCTCAGGGTCTTGTCTTGTCGAAGTTCGGTAACCTTCGGGCCGGAGGGGCAAGTTACGCAAGTCCGGAAGATCTCTTCTCCGCCTACTCCGTTTCTGGGCAACCGTGGGAGCTTTTGCGATTGGCGGATCGTCAGGGGCCAACTCTTGCCGAATCCCTCGATGAAATCAACGTCGCGATCATCCGCGAATTTGAGAACGCTCCCGCACGCGGTGGGCGCAGAGGAAAACACTAACACCAAAAGGGGCGTGTCCAGTGAGCACAGCTTTCCCTGGGATATGCGGCGTGCCCCGTCGCGGAGGCGCTCTCAATCAGCGCGGCTTTGCCAGCGGGAGCGGTTATCCCCGCAGCTCCTCGTTCTTATTCTGCGGCGACAAAAGCTCCGCACCATCGGCGCATGAGCGAATAGACATCGGCGCGAACCCAGGGATCTGAGAGGAAGAGATCGTGTTTGCCTGGGAAATGAGCGACCGTCACCAAGGGACCGAGAGTTGCCGCCCGCTTCGCGATGACTTCCACGTCAAGAACAACGTCACAGGTGAAGACCTGTTCATCCCACTGCTCCCCGAAATACGATCCCGATGATGTCATCGACAGCACGGGACAGGAAATGTCCACGCCCTCGTTGACGACCTCGTGACCACGAAGAACCGCGTCCAACCAGGACACCTGTGCCGGATACGATCCGGGTCGTTTCCATTCGTGCGCATAATCCCACCCGGTGAAGGCCGGATCGTCCTCGTTCCCTGAAAATGACGGGGGAGTTGTCAGGCCGGAACCGGACCAGCCATCAACGAGAGAGCGGGCGTAGAAGTCGGGACCTGACCCCATCGGAACCGGCCACATCGGGCTGTAGTACGCGATTTGCCCGAGGACGGGCTGGATCGTTGACCGAAGATTCGCCAGTGTCTGCATTTCGAGCCATGCAGAATTGAGAATCAGACCACCGAGGGCCCCCGGATGGCGGTGAGCCCACAGGGTAGCAATGAGACCACCCGTTGAATGAGCGACGATCACCAGTGGGAGATCGCCCTGCTCAGACCGGATGATGTCAAGGGACTCACCGATTTCCTCGTCGTAGGTGTTGAGGTCGTCGGTGTAGCCGATCGTTTGCCACGGACGCAATGAACGCCCGTATTTGCGCAGGTCAAGGGCGTAGAAAGCCGCTCCTGAGTCCGCCATAGACCGGGCCAACTCGGTTTGGAAAAAATAGTCGTTGCGGCCGTGAATATACAGGGCGGCGAAGCGCGGGAATGAACGGGCCCGGGGAGTTGACGCAGGGTCGCGGTGGGGAAGGTAGCGAACCAAGGTGGCGACGTTGTCGCCTTCGGCATCGGGAAGAAGCTCGATCGTTCGAGACTCAAATGCCGCGCCAAGAATATCGTGTCGCCATTGATTGACGGGTGCGGGGCCAGCATCTCCCCAGGGGGCAAGGACATCAATGGGTTCACTCATGCACCAAGGATAGAGCGAATCTGCTCTTCCAAGCGCGGAAATACCCTTCTGATCTTCACGTACTCTCTCAGGTGCTTTCAGCGAGCAAAGACCGACGCACGCGAAGGGATGCGTTCAGTGAGGAACTCGTTGATAAAGCCCGTTGTCTGTCCGGATTCGATGAGGAACCCGTCGTGTCCATTCGCTGAATGGATCTCCCGGTAGTAAGCACCGTGAATGCCGTCGGCCATCTGCCACACCTGATCGGGGGAGAAAAGTCGATCCGAATCCACAGCGATCACGAGGGTGCGGGCCGTGACCAGGCGGAGAGCTTCCTGCTGTCCGCCGCGGTCGCGACCAATATCGTGAGAGAGCATCGACCGGCACAGCGTCACATAGGACCCGGCATCAAAGCGACGCACGAGCTTGTCTCCGTGATAGTCCAAATAGGATTCGACCGCTAAGCGTCCCCCGTGCAGTGGATCTTCTTGACGCTGGGGGAGACGACCAAAACGCTTGTTGAGTTCGCCGGGTGATCGGTAGGTGGTGTGCGCGATCTGGCGGGCGAGGGCGAGGCCGCTGGTGGGGCCCTGCGGTCCCTCGTAATAGTCACCACCATTCCAGTGGGGATCTAACTCAATGGCCCGGATCTGGGTGTGACACCACGCGGCCTGATCGGCGGTCGTTTGCGCGCCCGAGGCAACGACGATCAGGCGATCCACCCGCTCGGGATAGCTCACCGCCCACTCGATTGCGCGGTGTCCTCCCAGTGATGCGCCGATGACAACGGACCACGTGTCGACCCCCAGGAGGTCGGCCAGGCGCGCCTCGGCCCGGACCTGATCACGCGTCGAAACGAGGGGAAATCGTGATCCCCAGGGTTTCCCATCCGGTGCCTTCGAGGACGGTCCGGTTGACCCCTGACAGCCTCCCAGGACGTTGGCTGCGACGACGTAATAGCGGTCTGTGTCGATGGCGCAGCCCGGGCCGACAATGTCGGGCCACCATCCGGGCGTGGGTTGTCCGGGGGCCTCAGGGCCCACAACATGCGCATCACCGGTGAGGGCATGAAGCACGAGAACGGCATTCGACCGCGTCTCATTGAGTGCGCCCCAGGTTTCGTATGCCAGTCGCACCGAGGGCAGAACTGCGCCATTTTCAAGGCGCAGTGCGCCCAGGTCGGCGAAGCGTCGAAATGCGGCGGGGTCGTCCTCGTGCCATGCTCCGGAAATGGGAGCCGGAGGTAGCGTCTGGTGCGACATGACGTGTCCTCTCTGTGATCGGGCGTTTCGTTCGTCAGATCCGTTGACTCCAGGGCAGCGATCGTGCTGCGTCCCTGCGCTGTTAGTCGCCGTTGACGGCGGCGGCCGCAGCAGCGAAACCCAGCGTGAGGTCGGCAAGAATATCTGCGATATTCTCCAACCCGATGGACAGGCGCACTGTCGCGGGGTTGACTCCTGCGGCTTCTAGCTCACTGGGTGTGAGCTGCGAGTGCGTTGTCGACGCTGGGTGAATGACCAGAGACTTTGCATCACCGAGGTTTGCCAGGGTCGGGAGAAGTTCCAGGCCATCTGCGAAGGCTTTTCCGGCGGTGAAACCTCCGCGGATCGTGAAGGAAAGCAGACCGGAAGCCCCCAGTGGAGCATATTTCTGCTGAAGCGCATGGTAGGGAGAGGATTCCAGGCCCGCGTAGTTGACGGACTCCACCTGCGGATGCGCCTCAAGCCACTGTGCGACGGCGAGTGCGTTGTCAACGTGACGCTGAACCCGCAGGGACAGGGTTTCAAGGCCCTGTTCGATGAGGAAAGCGTTGAACGGGGAGGTCACCGCTCCCAGGTCTCGGTTAATGAGCGTTTGGATGCGCAGGAGGAACGCCAGGTTAGCCCCCAGTGCACCGCCGACACCGAAGTCCCGGCCGAAGACGATCCCGTGATAGGACTCATCGGGCTCATTAAAGAGGGGGAAACGCTCAGGTTGCGTTGTGTAGTCGAAGTTCCCGGAGTCCACGATGGCCCCGGCGATCGTTGTGCCATGTCCGCCCAGATACTTTGTTGCGGAATGAACAACAATGTCGGCTCCCCATTCGATCGGGCGCACAAGGTAGGGGGTGGCGACGGTGTTATCGACAATCAGCGGAACTCCGATCTCGTGGGCGGCAGCGGCGATGGGTTCGATGTCGAGGATGTCGCCCTTGGGATTGGGGATTGTTTCGCCGTAGAAGGCAACGGTTTTGTCGTCAGCCAGAGCGCGCCACTCATCGACATTCAGCGGGTCACTAACGAATCGCGTCTCGATGCCGAGGCGTCCCAGCGTGTTCTTCAGCAGTGTGACGGAGCCGCCGTAGAGGGAGGGAGAGGCAACGATGTTGTTGCCGGCTTGGGCAAGTGCAAGGATCGCCAGTGCGGTTGCCGACTGTCCCGAGGAGACGAGCAGTCCTCCCACGCCATTTTCGAGGGCGGCGATACGTCCCGCAACCGCATCAGTTGTTGGGTTTGTCAGGCGCGTGTAAATCGGTCCGAGTTCCTGGAGGCTGAATCGTCCGGCTGCCTGCGCTGAGTCGGCGAATGCGTATGAGGAGGTCTGGTAGATCGGGAGTGCGGTTGCCCCCGTCGAGGGGTCGCGATCCCAGGCGGCGTGAATCTGCTTGGTCTCAAATGCCCAATTGGCCGAGTTCGTGCTGGTCATGATGTGCTCCTTGGCTGAAAGTTGAATAGGGGTGTTCTTCAGGGGGAGCGAGGACGTCGACGAGGACGAGCCGGTTTCGTGCTACTTGTGCAACATGACGGATCGGTGTCGATGGGATCCGGTGGCGTGCATGGGGCCGTGGCCTCACAGGACGCATGGGTGCCGACGCGCAGTGCGCTTCGTAGTCGAGCGTTCTCGCTTCAACGACTGCACGGTGCGCTCGTTGGCGCGGCTGTCGTGCAGTCGCTAGGGCATTCGACGGATCATCATGCGATCACGATATGGCGTTCGTGGAGATAGTTTGGGGAGTGTTCACGATGTGAGGTTGTGTAACACGTCTGGGGGGGGGTACTGGAGGCAGCGCCGGTGGCGATCTCTTGTCTCGCCGCAGAGATTCAGCGCGCGTCTGCCACCACAGACAACACTGATGTGTCGCGCGTCAACTAGCGCAGCCACCACCGATTGTTACTGCTGTGACAGATGTGAAAATAGGGATTAATGGGATTTTTGTGGATACTGTTGCTTTTTGTGGTGAAAGTGAACTAGTCTCTCAGATGGTGCGCTAGCGATTGCAGGCGCAGGTAGATATGTAGTCGACGACGGGTTAAGCAGTGATCTTTGGAAAGCACAAGCGCTCACAGCGCAAGGCACGACTCACCCTGATTTCGATGGGTGCGATCCTCGCACTGAGTATTCCCAGCCTTGCGCAGGCTGCTCCATCACCGGAGGACATTGCGCGCGCCAAGGCAGAGGAAGAGGCAGCGAAACTGTCCGTCGCCCAAATTGAGGTCAAGCTCGCGGCTGTCACCTCCGACGCTGAAACCGCGCGGCGCGACGCGCAGGTTGCCGCTGAAAAGCTGAACCAGTCAAAAATTGAGCTGGAAAACGCAACCAAGACCGCCGAGCAAGCGCAGAAGGATGCCGACAAAGCTCAGGCGGACTTCGAGGAAGGCAAACGAGAAATCGCCTCCGTTGCCCAGGCTGCCTATCGCGACGGAACGTCCTCGCTCGACTCCCTCGCCCCCTATCTTGACGCCGACGGACTGCGCACCGTTGAGACGAAGCGCGCATCCATCGACAACTTCTCCAACTCCGCGGACACGAAGATGCAGCGTGTTGCCGCTTTGGAGAAGGTTGCTGACGTCATGAAGTCAGCGGCCGATGAAGCTCTCCAAGCCCAGCGCAAAGCAACGGATGAGGTGCAGAAGCGATCCGATGCCGCCGAATCGAGCGCACAGTCTGCCCTCGACTTGCAAAAGACCACGGAAATCCAAAAGCAGGCGTATATCGAAGAGCTTGCTCGGAAACAAAACACAACGACAGACCTCATTAAACAACGCGAAGCCCAGCTTGCGGCTGAACGTGCAGCCGCAGCTGAAGCAGCAGCAAAGGCCGCCGCAGAAGCCGCAGCTGCACGCGAGAGACAGCGTCAGCAAGCCGCTGCCGCCCAGCCTGTCAATCCGTGGACTCCAGCTCCGGCCCCGGCGCCAGCCCCCGCCCCGGCTCCTTCGTGGCCCGCTGCGGGAAGTGGAGGCGCGGGCGGTGCCGTTGCTGCCGCCAAGTCATTCCTCGGCGTTCCCTACGTGTGGGGTGGAGAGTCTTATTCGGGTGTTGACTGCTCGGGTCTGACCATGCTTGCGTGGCGATCGGCAGGTGTCAACCTCCCTCACTTCGCCGCCTCGCAGTACAACTACGGAACAAAGGTGCCGATTTCAGCCATGCAGCCCGGTGACCTGATCTTCTGGTCGTCGAATGGCACGCAGTCTGCGATCTACCACGTCGCGATGTACCTCGGTGGTGGCCAGATGATTGAAGCTCCAACCTTTGGTATGACGGTGCACATCACCTCCGTGTACAGCTGGGGATTGATCATGCCCTACGCCGTTCGCCTCTGATCCTTCGGGCGTGCGAAAAGACCGGGTCCTTCGAGACACAGATATCCCTTCGGTGTCAACGGGCAGATCATGCGTGGTGGAGATGCGGCGTACGGGAAACGTCAGGAACATCTGACAGACATCACCGCCGCGGTCAGTGTGGACACTCCCTGTGCCTCGCTCATCATCGTTGCTGATCAATGGGGAATCCGACAGATTCGGCCGCGCTCGTCCTCGTCCCCCGTGGCACGTCCAGATCACGTGATAGCTGGTGACACAGAATCCCGGACGAGGGGCGACATAGCCGAGGACGTCGCCGATGCACACGTGCTCAGCCTGGGCGAGAGCACCGGGGACGGACGCGCAAACCCCGCGTGCATCAAAGCGCTGAGGCTTGCCGAACGGGCACGACGCGAACTTATCGAATACGTCGAGGGTCAGCGCCGAGAGTTCACTCTCCCACTCAGGCCCGAGGGCACAGCTTTTCAACGGCGAGTCTGGGAAGCGGTGGCCTCAATTCCCTACGGACAGGCGCGCACATACGGCGACATTGCGCGGATGATTGGCAATCCCCGGGCGGCGCGTGCAGTTGGCGGGGCAAATAATGCCAATCCGATTCTCATTGTCACGCCCTGTCACCGGGTTGTTGGCGCCCGAGGCGCACTTGTGGGGTACGCCGGAGGCCTGGAGATGAAACAGTGGCTCCTCGACATGGAGTCTGGGAGCCACTGTTCAGACCGGTAACGACCAGCGTGGGGAGCGAGCCGCTCCTCAGTGATCGCCGTGAGCTTCGGCCTGCGCAAGCCGCTCGTAGGACCGGCGAATCTCGGCTTCGGCTTCCTCGCGGCCCACCCAGTGAGCGCCCTCAACGGACTTGCCGGGCTCAAGGTCCTTATACACCTCGAAGAAGTGCTGAATTTCAAGGCGGTGGAACTCTGAGACATCCTCAATCTCAGTGCGCCACGATGCGCGCTGATCGGAAGCAGGAACACACAGGACCTTGTCATCGCCGCCTTTCTCATCGCGCATGCGGAACATGCCGAGCGCGCGGCAGCGGATCACGCAGCCGGGGAACGTTGGTTCCTCAAGGAGGACGAGGGCGTCGAGTGGGTCGCCGTCCTCGCCAAGCGTATCGTCAATGAAACCGTAGTCATCGGGATACCGCGTCGCCGTGAAGAGCATGCGGTCAAGACGGATCCGCCCCGTTTCGTGGTCGATTTCGTACTTATTTCGGTTTCCCTTCGGGATCTCGATGGTGACGTCAAACTCCACGTTGCCCTCCTTGATTATGCGCCGCATGAGACGGGTGTCGACTGGTCGTCATTACGCTATCGTCGATAGGGTAGTTTCCTAGCACGAACATGCGAGGAGAGGAACCCGATGCGGCAACAGCCTCTGGGTGTGATTGTAAGCGCTTTAGCGGTCGCTCTTGTGCTCGTTGGCTGCCACGGCGCAGATGTTCGCCGCCCAGAAGGTGCTCCGAGCACAATCTCACGGGACGTAGACCCCCGTGGACCTGCAACGATCCTCCCCCAGTCGGGAGCAGCAATTCCCGCTATTAAGGGGAACGAGAACGGGGCCGCGGTCTCCCCTCAAGCCGTTGCTGCCCTGTGGTCGCCCGTCCAGAACGCCGCTGATCAGGGTCACTGGGTGACATGGGGATCAGTGATCGACGCTTCCACGGGCGATGTGCTCTTAGACAGGTCCGCTCAAACGGCGCACGCACCGGGGTCAGTAGCGAAGGTCCTCACAGCCTTTACCGCTCTGTCTCATCTGCGGGCATCAGATCGCCTGACAACGGGGGTTAAACAGGAGGGCACGTCCCTTTACCTGTGGGGCGAGGGAGATCTCATGCTGGCTGCGGGAGCGGGAACACGGACCGCGGTCAACGGACACGCGGGCGTTGCCGATCTTGCGCAGGCCACCGCTGCGGCTCTGAAGAAACAGGGGATCGACGCGGTGACCGTCAACTGGCAGGAGAATCCTTTCGCCGGCCCCTCCAGACTCCCCGCGCTGGTTGAACAGGAAGTTGCCGATTACGAGGGACCCGTTGCGGCGATGGGAATGAACTCGGGGGCGTTGGACGCTACATTTATCGGCTTTACAGCAACCCCGGAAGCAGACGTTGCCGACGTGTTTGTTCGTGCCCTGGAAGAGGGCGGGGTGAAGGCGCAGCTGGGTCAAAGCGCAGATGCTCCCGAGGGGGCCAGTTCCATTGCTTCGGTGGAGTCGGCGACGATGGGACAGCAAATTCGGTGGATGCTTCACTATTCCGATAACACGCTGGCTGACCAGTACTGCCGTTTAGCTGCTCGCGCCGCGGGGGGAGACACCTCATTCGAGGGGGCGACCGGCCTTGTTCGCTCAACATTGATGTCCGCTGCGGTGCCAATCGAGGGGCTTCGGCTTGACGACTGCTCGGGTCTCTCAGAAGACAATAGGATCACGGCGGCGACCCTCGTTAATGCGCTGAGGACGGCGGCGCTGAGTACGGCCGATACTGACGACGCGGATGCAGACGACTCGGATGCAGACGACGCGGGCCTGGCATCACATCGGCGCGTGGGAACCTCCGACCTGATCCGTGACTTGCCGTGGTCGGGACTTCAAGGGACCATGACGAAGCGCATGCTTCCCGAGGGAATCGCGAATGTTCAAGCAAAAACGGGGTCACTGGCGGCAACGTCAACGCTGGCAGGAACGGTTACCACCAGTTCGGGTCGCACGCTGATCTTCGCGATCGGCAATGACCAGGTGCCCGACGACGGTGCGTATTTCACCCGCGATGTGCTTGACTCATTTATTCAGGGATTGGCAAAGCTATGAGAACCTACGACATGTACCGTGCGCTGACACCGGCGGGGCCAAAAGTTGCCCCGTACCACGCTCAGGCAATCGTCTCCCGGTTGAGAGAGAGCCTGCACTGGGCCAACCGTCGGCTGGCGCAGATTTCGGGTTTCGAGGACGAGGCGGCGGCTGTCACCTCACGGCCCACGCGAATTGCCAACCGGCACGGTGCATTAGCTGTGACGTATCGACTTCTCGCTGAGGCTGTGTCTCGGGCGGACGTGGCCGCTGCGTCCATCGGCCAGCGGATACGACGAGAAACCACTCACGCTCGCGCTGCGAGTCTCGTGGCCAATGCCGCCTGTGGACTCTGGGACTTCCAGCGTGACGAACGCATCCTCATTGCCCCGAATGTCCTCGTTGACGCGGAGAGATTCGCTCTGGATCAAAAAGACTGGTGCCGGTGGGTGGCCCTGCGCACGGGGCTGCGGGGCGTGTACTTTGAGCGAGCACCCTTCCTTCCAGGAGTCCTCGCCTCGGGCGCATTGAACTCTCAACCGGAGGAAGATGATTCCCTCGATGCTCTCACCGTTACTGACACAGCTCTGCTCGTTGACATCCTTGACGTGCTGCCAACGCTTCAGATGACGTGCCTGAGTCCTCGTGATCTCCCGTCGGTGCATTGGATCTTGTCGCACCGGCTGTACGGAGTGGGCCCAGCCTGTGTCCGGCTATTTGCTCCAGCGACGCAGACCAGCCAAACGGACCCCTCTCTGACGCTGCGTGCGCAGCGCTTCGCGCAGTTCCTCGTTG from Schaalia sp. ZJ405 includes the following:
- a CDS encoding alpha/beta hydrolase codes for the protein MSEPIDVLAPWGDAGPAPVNQWRHDILGAAFESRTIELLPDAEGDNVATLVRYLPHRDPASTPRARSFPRFAALYIHGRNDYFFQTELARSMADSGAAFYALDLRKYGRSLRPWQTIGYTDDLNTYDEEIGESLDIIRSEQGDLPLVIVAHSTGGLIATLWAHRHPGALGGLILNSAWLEMQTLANLRSTIQPVLGQIAYYSPMWPVPMGSGPDFYARSLVDGWSGSGLTTPPSFSGNEDDPAFTGWDYAHEWKRPGSYPAQVSWLDAVLRGHEVVNEGVDISCPVLSMTSSGSYFGEQWDEQVFTCDVVLDVEVIAKRAATLGPLVTVAHFPGKHDLFLSDPWVRADVYSLMRRWCGAFVAAE
- the metX gene encoding homoserine O-acetyltransferase MetX, whose protein sequence is MSHQTLPPAPISGAWHEDDPAAFRRFADLGALRLENGAVLPSVRLAYETWGALNETRSNAVLVLHALTGDAHVVGPEAPGQPTPGWWPDIVGPGCAIDTDRYYVVAANVLGGCQGSTGPSSKAPDGKPWGSRFPLVSTRDQVRAEARLADLLGVDTWSVVIGASLGGHRAIEWAVSYPERVDRLIVVASGAQTTADQAAWCHTQIRAIELDPHWNGGDYYEGPQGPTSGLALARQIAHTTYRSPGELNKRFGRLPQRQEDPLHGGRLAVESYLDYHGDKLVRRFDAGSYVTLCRSMLSHDIGRDRGGQQEALRLVTARTLVIAVDSDRLFSPDQVWQMADGIHGAYYREIHSANGHDGFLIESGQTTGFINEFLTERIPSRASVFAR
- a CDS encoding FAD-binding and (Fe-S)-binding domain-containing protein; the encoded protein is MSADRTPRTTSDAAMTSPGSAHTIPAPTSGPSAPSRSATLRDLAPVNGTQTDQAWAPSSLDNDPRIAQFFTELRQAITGEVDTHTATRARYSTDAGLYRIPPLGVVYPRTRQDVVTTLDLCRSHAVPVTNRGGGTSCSGNAIGPGIVIDFTRHLNRVLSIDPETKTAVVEPGCIESTLQAAAKPFGLRFGPDPSSQNRATIGGMVGNNACGPHATAWGRTASNIVSMECVDGTGRHFTARTSHDSAIHEIPGLAHLIDTNLEIIRTELGRFSRQVSGYSLELLTPEHHRNLAAMLVGTEGTLVTILEITVTLVDLPAAPVLVALGYPDMIAAADDVPALLEHHPLAVEGLDSRLVDVVRHHNGPGSVPDLPAGNGWLMCEMSSDTVEDSLARARELAASAHTDAVAIYPPGEDATRLWRIRADGAGLGGRTPVNIHTGGGNEQAWPGFEDAAVPPQHLGAYLRDFTALMTRYGIDGLLYGHFGDGCVHVRLNFPIETDDGVAHTRRFLEEAAQICARHGGSVSGEHGDGRTRSELLRFMYSPELLDLFAQVKAIFDPENLMNPGVLTAPMSPAQAQARRVERRSQDATAASQQDPQPGVDLVDQFLRRPAARRLLADGGFAFSEDGGDFSTAIHRCTGVGKCRATIPGTFMCPSWKASSQEKDVTRGRARTLQEAANGQLIAAIDSPEVLQALDLCLACKACSSDCPAGVDMARYRSEVLFRRYQGRIRPLSHYALGWLPRWTRLSARIPGVAAMGNALLSVDAIRRIVFSLIGLDARRPMPPLQSGTFSRWAKKRGLCSAVPSLTVSSSSPETYDPAGPLPEWPRDNTLTAAQSEAAGDHGHATSPKDPHGRPYVVVWADSFSQTLDDTGARSVVELLERNGFAPIVAPDVCCGLTWVTTGQLAGARKKLTSLLSALAPFAANGIPIVGIEPSCTAVLRDDLRDLLPDDPRAHLVSQATQTLAELLSSVDPSERHLPDLTGVDVVAQPHCHHYSVMGWDADQALLESLGARVIRLDGCCGLAGNFGMERGHYDMSVAVASQSLLPALEQYPDAIYVADGFSCRTQAQQLAARGGVHLATLLASGPGGPAR